From the genome of Gracilinanus agilis isolate LMUSP501 chromosome 2, AgileGrace, whole genome shotgun sequence, one region includes:
- the TPPP2 gene encoding tubulin polymerization-promoting protein family member 2 gives MASEAEKTFHHFAAYGESSSSGNEIHNKNFSKMCKDCGIMDGKIITSTDVDIVFSKVKKKNARTISWSECQIALKEMGQKRFKDKSPDDALQSMLALMANKVPASTGVTKTVAVGGVDRLTDPSKFTGSHKERFDDSGKGKGKAGREETTENTGYVGGYKGAGTYDHKKK, from the exons ATGGCATCAGAAGCAGAGAAAACTTTTCACCACTTCGCTGCCTATGGAGAGTCTTCCTCCAGTGGCAATGAAATCCACAACAAGAACTTTTCCAAGATGTGTAAGGATTGTGGCATCATGGATGGCAAGATAATCACCTCCACTGATGTGGATATTGTATtcagcaaagtgaa GAAAAAGAATGCCCGAACCATCAGTTGGTCTGAATGCCAGATAGCCCTGAAGGAGATGGGCCAAAAGAGATTCAAGGACAAAAGCCCAGATGACGCATTGCAGTCTATGTTGGCCCTCATGGCCAACAAAGTTCCAGCTTCTACAGGAGTGACC AAGACAGTGGCAGTGGGCGGTGTGGACCGTTTGACAGACCCCAGCAAGTTTACAGGTTCCCACAAGGAGCGTTTTGATGACAGTGGCAAAGGGAAGGGCAAAGCAGGGCGGGAGGAAACAACCGAAAACACTGGCTACGTGGGTGGTTACAAAGGTGCTGGCACCTATGACCACAAGAAAAAATAG